In one Oscillospiraceae bacterium genomic region, the following are encoded:
- a CDS encoding cyclase, whose translation MGKKVFVDLTHPFSAEIPRWPYFDKPTIDNAHTMAKGGVLTSKITCTMHTGTHCDAPRHVMEYEFDGRRARYTHEMPVDAYAGEAVVIKLDVEPWTLINDKHLDEACAKCGVDPDSLKGKVLCLNTGMHRLFDDSKAYYHYSIGTGVDAGKWFVKHGVKCVAMDSQALDHPLHTAMGNNGMTRMNLLGSTGKPITEEYKELFGEEAYAEFDKFEYIRIHGQAAYDEKFGELEDLGIWGTWEPCHKEMLGHGIVGVENLGGDLDKIPAGKPFHFYCFPLRWYMGDGAMARCVAEIDEDEIDKSVPDRTYKYGGTGYAEESGNGGSGLEYMRKLFSRNK comes from the coding sequence ATGGGTAAGAAAGTTTTCGTCGACCTGACCCACCCCTTCAGCGCCGAAATCCCCCGCTGGCCCTACTTTGACAAGCCCACCATCGACAACGCCCACACCATGGCCAAGGGCGGCGTACTGACCTCCAAGATCACCTGCACCATGCACACCGGCACCCACTGCGACGCCCCCCGCCACGTGATGGAGTACGAGTTCGACGGCCGCCGGGCCCGCTACACCCACGAGATGCCCGTGGACGCCTACGCCGGCGAGGCCGTGGTGATCAAGCTGGACGTGGAGCCCTGGACCCTCATCAACGACAAGCACCTGGACGAGGCCTGCGCCAAGTGCGGCGTGGACCCCGACAGCCTGAAGGGCAAGGTGCTGTGCCTGAACACCGGCATGCACCGCCTGTTCGACGACTCCAAGGCCTACTACCACTACTCCATCGGCACCGGCGTGGATGCCGGCAAGTGGTTCGTCAAGCACGGGGTGAAGTGCGTGGCCATGGACAGCCAGGCCCTGGACCACCCCCTGCACACCGCCATGGGCAACAACGGCATGACCCGCATGAACCTGCTGGGCTCCACCGGCAAGCCCATCACCGAGGAGTACAAGGAGCTCTTCGGCGAGGAGGCCTACGCCGAGTTCGACAAGTTCGAGTACATCCGCATCCACGGCCAGGCCGCCTACGACGAGAAGTTCGGCGAGCTGGAGGACCTGGGCATCTGGGGCACCTGGGAGCCCTGCCACAAGGAGATGCTGGGCCACGGCATCGTGGGCGTGGAGAACCTGGGCGGCGACCTGGACAAGATCCCCGCCGGCAAACCCTTCCACTTCTACTGCTTCCCCCTGCGCTGGTACATGGGCGACGGCGCCATGGCCCGCTGCGTGGCCGAGATCGACGAGGACGAGATCGACAAGTCCGTGCCCGACCGTACCTACAAGTACGGCGGCACCGGCTACGCCGAGGAGTCCGGCAACGGCGGCAGCGGCCTGGAGTACATGCGCAAGCTCTTCTCCCGCAACAAGTAA